In Chryseobacterium turcicum, a single window of DNA contains:
- a CDS encoding aminotransferase-like domain-containing protein: MAKEILYVKIAKILEDQILSGTLRIGDKIPSIRSVQKIYDVSLNTVKLAFLELESKSLIESRPKSGYYVSKTSQRKFALPSVSKPEICEKESNPEDLISKVFDTLHHKNIRQFSLGVPDPGLLPIAKLNKGVIKAIRTMEDSGTAYEPVEGNLNLRRNVAKWSLVLEGKLSEDDIITTSGTMNAIFNCLMAVTKRGDTLAIESPVYFGIIQSAKAMGLNVIELPTHPITGVDIEVLRKNIHKIDVCCFISNFSNPLGSLMPEEVKKDLVELLTYHNIPLIEDDLYGNLYFGTSRPKPCKAFDEAGIVMWCGSVSKTLAPGYRVGWVAPGKYKEKILRQKLIQTISTPPLYQEVIADFMENGRYDHHLRGFRQKLHTNCLKYQRAVEEYFPENTKISQPQGGFVLWLELDNRIDTAKLYDVAVKQNICFAPGRIFTQHDQFNNCMRLNFALKWDESLESDLKRLGAIVKNVL, encoded by the coding sequence ATGGCGAAGGAAATTTTATATGTAAAAATTGCAAAGATTTTAGAAGATCAGATTCTGTCGGGAACTTTGAGAATTGGGGACAAAATCCCATCAATCCGTTCTGTTCAAAAAATTTATGATGTAAGTCTCAATACTGTAAAATTGGCTTTTTTGGAATTAGAAAGCAAATCTCTCATTGAATCGAGACCCAAGTCTGGTTATTATGTGAGCAAAACATCACAAAGAAAATTTGCGTTACCTTCTGTAAGCAAACCAGAAATTTGCGAGAAAGAATCTAATCCTGAAGACCTCATCAGTAAAGTGTTTGATACTTTACACCATAAAAACATAAGACAATTTTCGCTGGGAGTTCCTGATCCCGGTTTACTTCCCATTGCAAAATTGAATAAAGGAGTTATAAAAGCCATAAGGACTATGGAAGATAGCGGTACAGCTTACGAACCTGTGGAAGGCAACCTTAATCTTAGAAGAAATGTTGCAAAATGGTCTCTTGTTTTAGAAGGAAAACTCTCTGAAGATGATATCATAACCACTTCTGGAACAATGAATGCTATTTTTAATTGTTTGATGGCAGTGACCAAGCGAGGCGATACATTAGCGATTGAGAGCCCTGTTTATTTTGGAATTATACAGAGTGCAAAAGCAATGGGTCTAAATGTGATTGAATTACCAACTCATCCGATTACAGGCGTAGATATTGAAGTTTTAAGAAAAAATATTCATAAAATAGATGTTTGTTGCTTTATCAGCAATTTCAGTAATCCTTTGGGCTCTTTGATGCCTGAAGAAGTGAAAAAAGACTTGGTAGAATTGCTTACGTATCACAATATTCCGTTGATAGAAGATGATTTGTACGGCAATCTTTACTTTGGTACAAGCAGACCTAAACCTTGCAAAGCATTTGATGAAGCGGGAATCGTGATGTGGTGCGGATCAGTTTCTAAAACCTTAGCGCCCGGTTACCGAGTAGGTTGGGTGGCTCCAGGAAAATACAAAGAAAAAATCTTGCGTCAAAAACTTATTCAGACTATTTCTACACCACCTCTATACCAGGAAGTTATCGCAGATTTTATGGAAAACGGAAGATATGATCATCATTTAAGAGGTTTTAGGCAAAAACTTCATACCAACTGCCTCAAATATCAAAGAGCTGTTGAAGAATATTTCCCTGAAAACACCAAAATATCTCAGCCTCAAGGCGGATTTGTACTTTGGCTGGAATTAGATAACAGAATTGATACCGCAAAATTGTATGATGTTGCTGTAAAACAAAATATATGTTTTGCTCCTGGTCGTATTTTCACACAACATGACCAGTTTAATAATTGCATGAGACTAAATTTTGCTTTAAAATGGGACGAAAGTCTTGAAAGTGATTTAAAAAGATTGGGAGCAATCGTTAAGAATGTGCTCTAA
- a CDS encoding PhzF family phenazine biosynthesis protein, producing MKIKIYQVDAFTDEVFKGNPAAVCPLEEWLPEETLQKIAAENNLAETAFYVPKEDGFEIRWFTPTVEVALCGHATLASAFVLHHLEGFKGDLIHFYSLHSGTLTVEIKESQFLLNFPADQYSETETTDELLNATNKIPFAAFKGKTDYLLVFDNEEDVILLQPNLEIISNLDARGIIVTAKGKDSDFVSRFFAPAVGVNEDPVCGSAHTTLTPYWAKVFQKNELTAIQRSKRSGKLHCKLLNDRVELGGNAVLYMEGHISI from the coding sequence ATGAAAATAAAGATATATCAGGTCGATGCATTTACTGATGAAGTATTTAAAGGAAATCCTGCAGCAGTTTGCCCTCTCGAAGAATGGTTGCCGGAAGAAACTTTACAGAAAATTGCCGCAGAAAATAATCTTGCAGAAACTGCATTTTATGTTCCAAAAGAAGACGGTTTTGAAATCAGATGGTTTACACCTACCGTAGAAGTCGCTTTGTGCGGGCATGCAACTTTGGCAAGTGCTTTTGTGTTGCATCATTTAGAAGGATTTAAAGGAGATTTAATTCACTTCTATTCACTTCATAGTGGAACCTTAACCGTGGAAATTAAAGAAAGTCAATTTTTACTTAATTTTCCTGCAGACCAATATTCTGAAACTGAAACAACGGATGAGTTATTAAATGCTACTAATAAAATACCGTTTGCTGCATTTAAAGGAAAGACAGATTATCTGCTGGTTTTCGATAATGAAGAGGATGTTATTTTACTACAACCCAATTTAGAAATTATTTCAAATTTAGATGCGAGAGGGATTATTGTCACTGCAAAAGGCAAAGACAGCGATTTTGTATCTAGATTTTTTGCTCCAGCTGTCGGAGTAAACGAAGACCCCGTTTGTGGTTCAGCACACACCACTCTTACTCCATATTGGGCAAAAGTATTTCAGAAAAATGAACTTACTGCCATTCAACGCTCAAAAAGAAGTGGAAAACTACACTGTAAATTGCTCAACGACAGAGTTGAATTAGGTGGAAATGCAGTTCTGTATATGGAAGGACACATTTCAATTTAA